A region from the Candidatus Tenderia electrophaga genome encodes:
- a CDS encoding glutamate synthase, producing MNRPIIANNQPINVQLKEGQEYYFCRCGRSDNQPFCDGSHQGTGIEPLPFQVEEDTDAWLCRCKQTRNAPYCDGTHQQFSDEQVGKAAPADDAVDTAGAPSPKATAEEPSVELIHQLAQEGLDQLGPHGPMAAMGVPRYKLPDWDDLQLMVAQLDTKPLMEDVAVGTELVIGPQSKKPLELKIPLLVSDMSFGALSEEAKLALAQGAELAGTGICSGEGGMLPEEQQANRRYLYELASARFGYTEALLSKVQAFHFKVGQAAKTGAGGHLPGAKNVGKIAQIRGLKAGTPALSPAAFADLTTPKEFKQFADRVREITGGIPVGFKMSANHIERDLEFALQAGADYIILDGRGGGTGAAPLLFRDHIGVPTIPALARARHYLDNQGASGKVTLMVTGGLRLPSDFIKALALGADGIALANSAIQAVGCVAARICHTNNCPSGVATQDPTLRQRIKVDESARRLANFLNASVSLMQVMARACGHDHLHQFNKDDLTTFKTDMAQLTGVEYGGYDLKR from the coding sequence TTGAACAGACCCATCATCGCGAACAATCAACCCATCAATGTCCAGCTCAAGGAAGGCCAGGAGTACTATTTTTGTCGCTGCGGCCGCTCCGATAATCAGCCCTTTTGCGACGGCTCCCACCAGGGCACCGGCATCGAGCCCTTGCCGTTTCAGGTGGAAGAAGACACCGATGCCTGGCTGTGTCGCTGTAAACAGACACGTAATGCCCCCTATTGCGACGGCACCCATCAGCAGTTCAGTGACGAGCAGGTGGGTAAAGCGGCCCCGGCGGATGACGCTGTGGACACGGCGGGTGCGCCCAGCCCCAAGGCGACCGCCGAGGAACCCAGCGTCGAGCTGATCCATCAGCTGGCCCAGGAGGGTCTGGATCAACTGGGCCCGCATGGGCCCATGGCCGCCATGGGGGTACCGCGCTATAAACTGCCCGACTGGGACGATCTGCAACTCATGGTCGCCCAACTGGATACCAAACCGCTGATGGAGGACGTGGCGGTGGGCACCGAGTTGGTCATCGGTCCGCAGAGCAAAAAGCCCCTGGAGCTCAAGATACCCCTGTTGGTGTCGGACATGAGTTTCGGCGCCCTGTCCGAAGAGGCCAAGCTGGCCCTGGCCCAGGGGGCCGAACTGGCCGGCACCGGTATCTGCTCCGGCGAGGGCGGCATGCTGCCGGAGGAGCAGCAGGCCAACCGCCGCTATCTGTATGAACTGGCCAGTGCCCGCTTCGGCTACACGGAGGCGCTCCTGAGCAAGGTCCAGGCCTTTCATTTCAAGGTGGGCCAGGCGGCCAAGACCGGCGCCGGCGGCCACCTGCCCGGCGCCAAGAATGTGGGCAAGATCGCCCAGATCCGGGGCCTGAAGGCGGGCACCCCGGCGCTCTCCCCGGCCGCCTTCGCGGATCTCACCACGCCCAAGGAATTCAAACAATTCGCCGACCGGGTGCGCGAGATCACGGGCGGTATCCCGGTGGGCTTCAAGATGAGCGCCAATCATATCGAGCGCGACCTCGAGTTCGCCCTGCAGGCCGGGGCCGATTACATCATTCTGGACGGCCGCGGCGGCGGCACCGGGGCCGCCCCCTTGTTATTCCGTGATCACATCGGCGTGCCCACCATTCCGGCCCTGGCGCGGGCACGCCATTACCTGGACAACCAGGGCGCCAGCGGCAAGGTCACGCTCATGGTCACCGGCGGGCTGCGCCTGCCCAGCGACTTCATTAAAGCCCTGGCCCTGGGCGCCGACGGCATCGCTTTGGCCAACAGCGCCATCCAGGCGGTGGGCTGTGTGGCAGCGCGCATCTGCCACACCAATAACTGCCCCTCGGGGGTGGCCACCCAGGACCCAACGCTACGCCAACGCATCAAGGTCGATGAAAGTGCCCGGCGCCTGGCCAATTTCCTCAATGCCTCGGTCTCCCTGATGCAGGTGATGGCGCGCGCCTGCGGTCATGATCATCTGCACCAGTTCAACAAGGACGACCTGACCACCTTTAAGACGGACATGGCCCAGCTCACCGGGGTGGAATATGGCGGCTATGACCTGAAGCGTTAG
- a CDS encoding transcriptional regulator, with product MCLNHQLAQFSSAKADAFAERLVDSLNQGAVCLMTSIGHRTGLFDRLAEIGPADSARLARSAGLNERYVREWLNALTVAAVVEYDPHNGVYTLPAEHAAYLTRAAAADNIAVFAQYIPVLATVEDAIIDCFHEGGGVPYERFDRFHEVMAEDSGQSVLSSLFDHILPLVPGLKERLAAGIEVLDLGCGRGRALQLLAQHYPRSQFVGIDLSQEAIDYARAQAEQSGLDNLHFLQQDLTHFDEDALADQFDLITTFDAIHDQAKPRAVLKGIHTALRDDGVYLMQDIHGSSRVENNLDHPIGPLLYTLSTMHCMTVSLAQGGDGLGTLWGRETASALLREAGFRDIDIHRLAHDFQNDYYIIRK from the coding sequence ATGTGTCTGAATCATCAACTTGCCCAGTTTTCCAGCGCCAAGGCCGACGCCTTTGCCGAGCGTCTGGTGGACAGCCTCAACCAGGGGGCCGTCTGTTTGATGACCTCGATCGGTCACCGCACCGGCCTGTTCGATCGCCTGGCCGAGATCGGTCCCGCCGACAGCGCCCGGCTGGCCCGCAGCGCCGGGCTTAACGAACGCTATGTGCGCGAATGGCTCAATGCCCTGACTGTCGCCGCTGTGGTGGAGTACGACCCGCACAACGGGGTATATACCCTGCCCGCCGAGCACGCGGCCTATTTGACCCGCGCCGCGGCGGCGGACAACATCGCCGTGTTTGCCCAATACATCCCCGTGTTGGCCACGGTGGAGGACGCCATTATCGATTGTTTCCATGAGGGGGGCGGTGTGCCCTATGAAAGGTTCGACCGCTTCCATGAGGTGATGGCCGAAGACAGCGGCCAGTCCGTGTTGTCTTCCCTGTTCGATCATATCCTGCCGCTGGTCCCCGGGCTTAAGGAACGCCTGGCGGCGGGTATCGAGGTCTTGGATCTGGGCTGTGGCCGGGGCCGGGCCCTGCAGCTATTGGCTCAGCACTATCCGCGCAGTCAGTTCGTCGGTATTGATTTGTCCCAAGAGGCCATCGACTATGCCCGTGCACAGGCTGAGCAGAGCGGACTGGACAACCTCCATTTCCTGCAACAGGACCTGACCCACTTCGATGAGGATGCGCTGGCCGATCAGTTTGATCTGATCACCACTTTTGATGCCATTCACGACCAGGCCAAACCCCGGGCGGTGTTGAAAGGGATCCACACGGCACTCAGGGATGACGGTGTCTATTTGATGCAGGACATCCATGGCTCCAGTCGGGTGGAGAACAATCTCGATCACCCCATCGGGCCCCTGCTTTACACCCTCTCCACCATGCACTGCATGACGGTGTCCTTGGCCCAGGGGGGTGATGGCCTGGGCACCCTGTGGGGCCGCGAGACGGCCAGCGCACTGCTCCGGGAGGCTGGTTTCCGCGACATCGACATCCACCGGCTGGCGCATGACTTTCAGAACGACTATTATATCATCCGCAAGTAG
- a CDS encoding endonuclease — protein sequence MSFNIQVAIASTRTRHYLTHSWKHILPHSQCLDNLDRIAQVVGDYDIVGLQEVDGGSLRSHFINQVEYLAQHGSFPFWYNQTNRNLGKFAQHSNGILSRFKPSEVTEYKLPGMMPGRGALMARFGSHDHSLTLFLVHLALGKRARQYQLDFVGELVSDYSHACVMGDFNCSLDSEEMRRLFANTDLCAPEETHLTFPSWRPARNIDHILTTSAVQVNEVKVVNQALSDHLPIAMEICLPQAPGAD from the coding sequence ATGAGCTTCAATATCCAGGTGGCCATCGCCTCCACCCGCACGCGCCATTACCTGACGCACAGCTGGAAGCACATCCTGCCGCACTCCCAGTGCCTGGACAATCTCGACCGCATCGCCCAGGTGGTGGGCGATTACGACATCGTCGGCCTGCAGGAGGTGGACGGCGGCAGCCTGCGCAGCCATTTCATCAACCAGGTGGAATATCTGGCCCAGCACGGCAGTTTCCCGTTCTGGTACAACCAGACCAACCGCAACCTGGGCAAGTTCGCCCAGCACAGCAATGGCATCCTGAGCCGCTTCAAGCCCTCCGAGGTCACCGAATACAAGCTGCCCGGCATGATGCCGGGGCGCGGCGCCCTGATGGCGCGCTTCGGCTCCCACGATCACAGCCTGACCCTATTCCTGGTACACCTGGCACTGGGCAAACGGGCACGCCAATATCAACTGGACTTCGTCGGCGAACTGGTGAGCGACTACTCACATGCCTGTGTCATGGGGGATTTCAACTGCAGTTTGGACAGTGAAGAGATGCGCAGGCTGTTCGCCAACACCGATTTGTGCGCACCGGAAGAGACCCACCTGACCTTTCCCAGCTGGCGCCCGGCGCGCAATATTGACCACATCCTGACGACGTCGGCGGTGCAGGTCAACGAGGTCAAAGTAGTGAATCAGGCGCTGTCAGACCACTTGCCCATCGCCATGGAGATCTGCCTGCCGCAAGCACCTGGGGCCGACTAA